A genomic stretch from Anaerococcus mediterraneensis includes:
- the grpE gene encoding nucleotide exchange factor GrpE, which produces MADDIKKDENIDEEIENAEIEDENEEVIDAEIVEESRSEANNDSNDNEYLEKYQRLMADFANYKQREEKAKADFKKFASSSLVEKLLPVLDNFDRALKDKDPEDSFVKGVIMTRDELLKILKNEGLEEIESDGVKFDHNLHHAVMTEASDTVEEDYIIETFQKGYKLNGKVLRPSMVKVSK; this is translated from the coding sequence TTGGCAGATGATATCAAAAAAGATGAAAATATAGACGAAGAAATAGAAAATGCAGAAATAGAAGATGAAAATGAAGAAGTCATTGATGCAGAGATTGTGGAAGAATCTAGAAGTGAAGCAAATAATGACTCTAATGACAATGAATATCTAGAAAAATACCAGAGACTTATGGCAGACTTTGCAAATTATAAGCAAAGAGAAGAAAAGGCCAAGGCGGATTTCAAGAAATTTGCATCTAGCTCATTGGTAGAAAAATTATTACCAGTCCTAGATAATTTTGATAGGGCGCTAAAGGATAAGGATCCAGAAGATTCTTTTGTAAAAGGTGTGATCATGACCAGGGATGAGCTTTTAAAAATCCTAAAAAATGAAGGCCTAGAAGAGATAGAATCAGATGGAGTAAAATTTGATCACAATCTTCACCATGCAGTTATGACAGAAGCAAGTGATACTGTAGAAGAAGATTATATAATAGAGACATTCCAAAAAGGATATAAATTAAATGGCAAAGTCCTTAGACCATCAATGGTCAAGGTAAGCAAGTAG
- the dnaK gene encoding molecular chaperone DnaK gives MAKIIGIDLGTTNSAVAVMEGGTATIIPNSEGNRTTPSVVAFSKDGERLVGETAKRQAITNPERTIASVKREMGHDWKSPEIDGKRYTPEEISAMILQKLKADAESYLNDTVTNAVITVPAYFTDAQRQATKDAGQIAGLKVDRIINEPTAAALAYGMDKETDQSKIMVYDLGGGTFDVSILEVGDGVFEVLSTRGNNKLGGDDFDNAVVDYLAAEFKKESGVDLTKDLTAMQRLKDAAEKAKKELSSTLNTNVNLPFITAVDGQPVHLDINLSRAKFDELTHDLVEKTRKPVEDALHDAGLSASDIDKVLLVGGSTRVPAVQELVKKIIGKDPQKDINPDESVAIGAAIQGGVLTGEVKDLLLLDVTPLSLGIETLGGVATKLIERNTTIPTKKSQIFTTAADGQTEVDIHVVQGEREMAADNTTLGRFQLTGIPAARRGIPQIEVTFDIDANGIVNVTARDQGSGKEQKITITSSSNLTEEEIDKKVKEAEKFAEEDKKKKEEIDIKNNAENLVYQARKTIEDAKLEGADKENIESKAKELEEAIGQNDTEKIKTLSEELTNEIYKISESMYKANASEGQAGSDEDVVDADYEVIDEDEE, from the coding sequence ATGGCAAAAATTATAGGTATTGACTTAGGTACAACAAACTCAGCAGTAGCAGTTATGGAAGGTGGTACTGCAACAATTATACCAAACAGTGAAGGTAATAGAACAACCCCATCAGTGGTTGCTTTTTCAAAAGATGGCGAAAGACTAGTAGGTGAAACAGCAAAAAGACAAGCTATCACCAACCCAGAAAGAACAATAGCATCTGTCAAAAGAGAGATGGGACATGACTGGAAGAGCCCAGAAATCGATGGCAAAAGATATACACCAGAAGAAATCTCAGCAATGATTCTTCAAAAACTAAAAGCAGATGCAGAATCCTATCTAAATGATACAGTTACAAATGCAGTTATCACAGTACCTGCATACTTTACAGATGCTCAAAGACAAGCTACAAAAGACGCTGGACAAATCGCAGGTCTAAAAGTAGACAGAATTATAAACGAGCCAACAGCAGCAGCCCTAGCTTATGGTATGGATAAGGAAACTGACCAATCAAAGATCATGGTTTATGACCTTGGTGGTGGTACATTCGATGTTTCCATACTAGAAGTAGGTGACGGTGTATTTGAAGTATTATCTACAAGAGGAAACAACAAGCTTGGTGGAGATGACTTTGATAATGCAGTTGTAGATTATCTTGCAGCAGAATTTAAGAAAGAATCTGGTGTTGACCTAACAAAAGATTTGACAGCTATGCAAAGACTAAAAGATGCAGCTGAAAAAGCTAAAAAAGAACTATCATCAACCCTAAATACAAATGTCAACCTACCATTTATAACAGCAGTAGATGGTCAACCAGTTCACTTAGATATCAACCTATCTAGAGCTAAATTTGATGAATTGACCCATGACCTAGTAGAAAAAACTAGAAAACCAGTTGAAGATGCTCTTCATGATGCAGGTTTATCAGCATCTGATATTGACAAGGTCCTACTAGTAGGTGGTTCTACAAGGGTACCAGCTGTCCAAGAATTAGTAAAGAAAATAATAGGCAAAGACCCACAAAAAGACATCAACCCAGACGAATCAGTTGCAATCGGTGCAGCTATCCAAGGTGGTGTTCTAACAGGCGAGGTTAAAGACCTATTGCTACTAGATGTTACACCACTATCACTAGGTATCGAAACTCTTGGTGGAGTCGCTACAAAACTAATTGAGAGAAACACAACAATTCCAACAAAGAAATCACAAATCTTTACAACCGCAGCAGATGGACAAACAGAAGTAGACATCCACGTAGTACAAGGTGAACGTGAAATGGCAGCAGACAATACAACCCTAGGTAGGTTCCAACTTACAGGTATACCTGCAGCTAGACGTGGTATCCCACAAATAGAAGTAACTTTCGATATAGATGCAAATGGTATTGTAAATGTAACAGCCAGAGACCAAGGTTCAGGCAAAGAACAAAAGATTACTATAACTTCATCTTCTAACCTAACAGAAGAAGAAATCGATAAAAAGGTAAAAGAAGCAGAGAAATTTGCCGAAGAAGATAAGAAGAAAAAAGAAGAAATAGATATCAAAAACAATGCAGAAAACCTAGTTTACCAAGCTAGAAAAACAATAGAAGATGCTAAACTAGAGGGAGCTGACAAAGAAAATATCGAAAGCAAGGCCAAAGAACTAGAAGAAGCTATTGGTCAAAATGATACAGAAAAAATAAAAACACTTTCAGAAGAGCTAACAAATGAGATCTACAAAATAAGCGAATCAATGTATAAGGCAAATGCGTCTGAGGGTCAAGCAGGATCTGACGAAGATGTTGTAGATGCTGATTATGAAGTAATCGATGAAGATGAAGAATAA
- the dnaJ gene encoding molecular chaperone DnaJ: MKNPYEVLGVNKDASTDDIKREYRKLAKKYHPDLNPGDEEAEQKFKEATLAYEILSDPEKKQKYDMYGDAAFENGGGFDGGFSGFGGGFGDIFGDLFGDLFGQGYSNAQANRPIKGADIQQVINLSFQEAAFGVSKEIQIRREVECHVCHGSKSEEGSEKHTCPDCHGRGVVNEVTRSAFGTMSRTVTCKTCHGQGEIIDKPCKNCNGTGKEFKSEKIKIDVPSGIEDQNVIRLAGKGHVGENGGPAGDLYVIVRVASHDIFKRDGLDIYYEMPITFPVAALGGEIKIPTLEKTIDYKIPEGTQTGERFTLKGEGIKNARTGRKGNLYFYVKIITPTKLSKEEKEALRSYAKITGKEVKEEKSFFDKVKDFFE, encoded by the coding sequence ATGAAAAACCCATACGAAGTCCTAGGTGTCAACAAAGATGCTAGTACCGATGATATAAAAAGAGAATATAGAAAACTTGCCAAAAAATATCACCCTGACCTAAACCCAGGGGATGAAGAAGCTGAGCAGAAATTCAAGGAAGCAACCCTAGCCTACGAAATATTGTCAGATCCTGAAAAAAAGCAGAAATATGATATGTACGGGGATGCCGCTTTTGAAAATGGTGGTGGATTTGATGGAGGATTCTCTGGTTTTGGTGGAGGCTTTGGAGATATATTTGGAGACCTTTTTGGTGATTTATTTGGCCAAGGTTATTCAAATGCCCAAGCTAATAGACCTATAAAGGGTGCTGATATTCAACAAGTCATAAATTTAAGCTTCCAGGAAGCAGCATTTGGAGTATCAAAAGAAATCCAGATTAGAAGAGAAGTAGAATGCCACGTTTGTCACGGATCAAAAAGCGAAGAAGGATCAGAAAAACACACCTGCCCAGATTGCCATGGAAGGGGAGTTGTCAATGAAGTGACAAGGAGCGCTTTTGGTACCATGTCTAGGACAGTGACCTGTAAAACCTGCCATGGCCAAGGTGAAATTATAGATAAGCCATGCAAAAACTGTAATGGTACAGGCAAAGAATTCAAATCTGAAAAGATAAAAATAGATGTGCCATCAGGTATAGAAGACCAAAATGTAATAAGGCTTGCTGGCAAGGGCCATGTTGGTGAAAACGGAGGACCTGCTGGAGATCTTTATGTCATAGTCAGGGTAGCATCACATGATATATTTAAGAGAGATGGTCTAGATATATATTATGAAATGCCTATCACATTTCCTGTAGCTGCACTTGGTGGAGAGATAAAAATCCCAACCCTAGAAAAAACAATAGATTATAAAATCCCAGAGGGCACACAGACTGGGGAAAGATTTACCCTAAAAGGTGAGGGTATAAAAAATGCAAGAACAGGCCGCAAGGGCAATCTTTATTTCTATGTAAAAATAATTACACCAACAAAACTTTCAAAAGAGGAAAAAGAAGCTCTAAGGTCCTATGCAAAGATAACAGGTAAGGAAGTCAAAGAAGAAAAATCATTTTTTGATAAAGTAAAGGATTTTTTTGAATGA
- the mtaB gene encoding tRNA (N(6)-L-threonylcarbamoyladenosine(37)-C(2))-methylthiotransferase MtaB: protein MKKTFNIQTLGCKVNQYESEAIEEIFEQRGFEKSEKDANIYVINTCTVTNMSDRKSRQMISRARKDNPEAIIAVMGCYSQVKPEEVAKIEGVDIVLGSRNKEEVVELCENILQNKKALDPIIAVSEEKTFEDLEISNQAAMTRAYMKIQDGCNMYCSYCLIPYARGNVVSRPMDSIKKEAQRLAQNGFKEIVLTGIHVASYGLDFNDGSSLIDVIENVAEVDGIKRIRLSSMEPRHITKDFLERMKATGKACDHFHLSLQSGSDHVLKAMNRKYDTKIFKEKTDLIREVFPNAGLTTDIIVGFPGETEENHKETMDFVNDIKFAKTHLFKYSKRDGTRAAAMKDQVNGNIKKQRLKDLEAIEKVNRENFLEKQIDQILSVLFESKSDMEGYKSGYSTNYLRVNVEDYNIADNAIYDVKIISIKDDELIGEIVK, encoded by the coding sequence ATGAAAAAAACATTTAACATACAAACCCTAGGTTGCAAGGTCAACCAATACGAGTCAGAAGCCATAGAAGAAATTTTTGAACAAAGAGGCTTTGAGAAATCTGAGAAAGATGCAAATATTTATGTCATAAATACCTGTACCGTGACAAATATGTCCGATAGAAAAAGTCGTCAGATGATATCTAGGGCAAGAAAAGATAATCCAGAGGCCATAATAGCTGTAATGGGTTGCTATTCTCAGGTAAAGCCAGAAGAAGTAGCAAAAATTGAGGGTGTAGATATAGTTTTAGGATCTAGAAACAAAGAAGAAGTAGTTGAACTTTGCGAGAATATCCTACAAAATAAGAAAGCTTTAGACCCAATTATAGCAGTTAGCGAAGAAAAGACTTTCGAAGACTTAGAGATATCAAACCAAGCTGCTATGACAAGGGCTTATATGAAAATCCAAGATGGGTGCAATATGTATTGTTCATATTGTTTAATACCTTATGCTAGGGGTAATGTAGTAAGCCGTCCTATGGATTCTATAAAAAAAGAAGCCCAAAGACTAGCTCAAAATGGTTTTAAGGAAATAGTCTTGACAGGTATCCATGTTGCATCATACGGACTTGACTTTAATGATGGGTCATCACTTATAGATGTCATAGAAAACGTGGCAGAAGTTGACGGTATAAAAAGAATACGCCTATCATCAATGGAGCCTAGACACATTACAAAAGATTTTTTAGAGAGAATGAAGGCCACAGGCAAGGCTTGCGACCATTTCCACCTATCACTCCAATCAGGATCAGACCATGTCCTAAAGGCCATGAATAGAAAATATGATACAAAAATATTCAAGGAAAAAACTGATCTAATCAGAGAGGTTTTCCCAAATGCAGGCCTTACTACTGATATTATTGTAGGTTTTCCTGGAGAAACTGAGGAAAATCACAAGGAGACAATGGATTTTGTCAATGATATAAAATTTGCCAAGACCCACCTATTCAAATATTCAAAAAGAGATGGTACAAGAGCTGCAGCCATGAAAGACCAAGTAAATGGCAATATCAAAAAACAAAGACTAAAAGACCTAGAGGCTATAGAAAAAGTAAATAGAGAAAACTTCTTAGAAAAACAAATAGATCAGATACTAAGCGTATTATTTGAGTCCAAATCTGATATGGAAGGCTATAAATCAGGATATTCTACAAACTATTTGAGGGTAAATGTAGAAGATTATAATATAGCTGACAATGCAATCTATGATGTGAAAATAATATCCATAAAAGATGATGAACTTATAGGAGAAATTGTAAAATAA
- a CDS encoding histidine triad nucleotide-binding protein has protein sequence MDCVFCKIIDGDIPSEIIYEDEDVIAFDDLDPQAPIHFLVIPKKHIKSLEELDENDSHLIGKIFLAIRQIARDKGIAETGYRIVNNIGENGGQTVPHIHFHVLGDRSMQWPPG, from the coding sequence ATGGATTGTGTATTTTGTAAGATTATAGATGGAGATATACCATCAGAGATAATCTATGAAGATGAAGATGTAATTGCATTTGATGATTTAGATCCACAAGCACCTATCCATTTTCTTGTTATACCAAAAAAGCACATAAAAAGTTTAGAAGAACTTGATGAAAATGATAGCCATTTGATAGGCAAGATATTTTTAGCAATAAGACAAATCGCTCGTGACAAGGGCATAGCTGAGACAGGCTACAGGATAGTCAACAATATTGGAGAAAATGGAGGACAAACAGTACCTCATATACATTTCCATGTTTTAGGTGACAGGTCCATGCAGTGGCCACCAGGCTGA
- the rpsU gene encoding 30S ribosomal protein S21 translates to MTEIRVGENESIDSAIKRFKRQCARSGVLSEYRRREHYEKPSVIKKKKNDAAKRKNRKRR, encoded by the coding sequence ATGACAGAGATCAGAGTTGGAGAAAACGAATCAATCGACAGTGCGATTAAAAGATTCAAAAGACAATGCGCAAGATCCGGTGTACTTTCTGAATATAGAAGAAGAGAACACTACGAAAAACCAAGCGTTATAAAGAAAAAGAAAAACGACGCTGCTAAAAGAAAAAATAGAAAAAGAAGATAA
- the rsmI gene encoding 16S rRNA (cytidine(1402)-2'-O)-methyltransferase, giving the protein MDYQIYFVPTPIGNLEDMTIRAINTLKNVDLIACEDTRESKKLLDFYEISKPLTSYHKFNEQERSEELIKKASQGMTIGIISDQGMPGMSDPGEILIKKCIENNITYTILPGPSSILTALIGSGQDMSTFTFYGFIGKKSKEKNELYEKLKIEDKTSIIFDSVHNLPKTIEDFKEIFPERKLTIARELTKKFEEYKTYTIKDIDTDEITFKGEFVLILEGNKNEESDDISSFDEEIRQMIDKGKSTKEIVKKIKKESGFSKNEIYEYVLNFK; this is encoded by the coding sequence ATGGACTATCAAATATATTTTGTACCAACACCGATTGGCAACCTCGAAGATATGACAATCAGAGCTATCAACACCCTAAAAAATGTAGACCTGATTGCCTGCGAAGATACAAGAGAATCAAAAAAACTCCTGGATTTTTATGAAATATCTAAGCCTCTTACCTCCTACCACAAATTCAATGAGCAGGAAAGAAGTGAGGAACTAATAAAAAAAGCAAGTCAAGGGATGACAATAGGAATAATAAGCGATCAAGGAATGCCAGGCATGTCTGATCCCGGGGAGATTTTGATAAAAAAATGTATAGAAAATAATATTACCTATACAATTTTACCAGGCCCAAGTTCAATCCTCACAGCCCTAATCGGTTCTGGCCAGGATATGTCAACCTTCACTTTTTATGGTTTTATTGGCAAAAAATCTAAAGAAAAAAATGAACTTTACGAAAAATTAAAAATCGAGGATAAGACCTCAATTATCTTCGACTCGGTCCACAACCTCCCAAAAACAATCGAAGATTTTAAAGAGATTTTCCCAGAAAGAAAACTTACAATAGCAAGAGAGCTTACGAAAAAATTTGAAGAGTATAAAACTTATACCATAAAAGATATAGATACAGATGAAATTACCTTTAAGGGAGAGTTTGTTCTTATTTTAGAAGGCAATAAAAATGAAGAATCTGATGATATTTCTAGTTTTGATGAAGAAATAAGACAAATGATTGATAAAGGCAAATCTACAAAAGAAATAGTCAAGAAAATAAAAAAGGAAAGCGGATTTTCTAAAAATGAAATTTATGAATATGTCCTTAATTTTAAATAG
- a CDS encoding tRNA1(Val) (adenine(37)-N6)-methyltransferase, giving the protein MRKLDYIPRTNLKMIHVDGSYSFGIDSILLVDFAKMKKDKILLDIGAGNGILSLMANDLYSLKKVLGVEIQEAKAKQFEENLILNDIRNIDIINKDLNDFQIKENSIDYIITNPPYYKNNHNIANKDKEFLISRQEIYLNLDDIFTFANKALKDKGKLFMIHKPERMIEIFNKSGNIKAKRIQFVSSTYDTKPQFILTEFVKNAKDGIKIEDPIIIYKDNKYTDQIRKINGTYKEK; this is encoded by the coding sequence ATGAGAAAATTAGACTACATACCAAGAACAAATTTAAAAATGATTCACGTTGACGGATCCTATTCTTTTGGGATTGATTCTATTCTTTTAGTAGATTTTGCAAAAATGAAAAAGGATAAAATCTTGTTGGATATAGGAGCTGGCAATGGGATCTTATCCTTGATGGCAAATGACTTATACTCGCTAAAAAAAGTTTTAGGGGTAGAAATTCAAGAAGCAAAGGCCAAACAATTTGAAGAAAATCTCATTTTAAATGATATACGAAATATAGATATAATAAATAAAGACCTGAATGATTTTCAGATAAAAGAAAATTCCATAGACTATATCATAACAAACCCGCCTTATTACAAAAATAACCACAACATTGCTAACAAGGACAAAGAATTTTTGATTTCAAGACAGGAAATATATCTAAATTTAGATGACATATTTACTTTTGCAAACAAGGCACTTAAGGATAAGGGAAAACTTTTTATGATCCATAAACCAGAAAGAATGATTGAAATCTTCAATAAATCTGGAAATATAAAGGCAAAAAGAATACAATTTGTCTCATCAACCTACGATACCAAACCACAATTTATCCTAACAGAATTTGTTAAAAACGCCAAAGATGGGATAAAAATTGAAGACCCGATCATAATCTATAAAGATAATAAATATACAGATCAGATTAGAAAAATAAATGGGACCTATAAGGAGAAATAA
- the ribD gene encoding bifunctional diaminohydroxyphosphoribosylaminopyrimidine deaminase/5-amino-6-(5-phosphoribosylamino)uracil reductase RibD — protein MNYEKLMQECFELAKKGSGRVLTNPMVGAILVKDGQIISKGYHKGFGKDHAEIDCFKNAKDDIEGSTLIVNLEPCSHFGKNPPCVDEVIRQKVKKVVISNLDTNPKVASVKKLEDAGIEVISGVLEEEGKLLNEKFFFNMKYKRPLISLKYAMSLDGKIATKSFDSKWISGEESRNFVHKLRNDYDAILIGKNTLVKDKARLNCRLENGVDPVRVILANDLDFDKDLPIFSLKSDKDTIIATSSSEKIDVNAKIIKCKEKNGQIDLEDLVQKLYQMNISSILVEGGSMINTSFLEADLVDKIYEFIAPIIVGGSDSRSAFMGDGVEKISDAKKFRIDDVKRFGPDIMLEVRNVYRNID, from the coding sequence TTGAATTATGAAAAATTGATGCAAGAATGTTTCGAGCTTGCCAAAAAAGGATCTGGCAGAGTTCTGACAAATCCAATGGTTGGAGCAATCCTTGTAAAAGATGGTCAAATCATATCAAAAGGTTATCATAAAGGCTTTGGTAAGGACCATGCAGAGATTGATTGTTTCAAAAATGCTAAGGATGACATAGAAGGTTCAACTCTGATAGTTAACCTAGAACCATGCTCCCATTTTGGAAAAAATCCACCATGCGTGGATGAAGTTATAAGGCAAAAAGTAAAAAAAGTTGTAATCTCAAATCTCGATACAAATCCAAAAGTTGCCAGCGTAAAAAAACTTGAAGATGCAGGCATCGAGGTCATAAGTGGAGTTTTAGAAGAAGAAGGCAAGTTACTTAATGAGAAATTCTTTTTTAATATGAAATACAAGAGGCCTCTTATCAGTCTAAAATACGCTATGAGCCTTGATGGCAAGATTGCAACAAAGTCTTTTGACTCGAAATGGATCAGTGGAGAAGAATCAAGAAACTTTGTCCACAAATTGAGAAATGACTACGATGCTATCCTAATAGGTAAAAATACCCTTGTAAAAGATAAGGCAAGGCTTAATTGCAGGTTAGAAAATGGAGTAGATCCAGTTAGGGTTATACTTGCCAACGATCTGGATTTTGATAAGGATTTGCCAATTTTTTCTCTAAAATCTGACAAGGATACAATAATAGCTACAAGCTCATCAGAAAAAATAGATGTAAATGCTAAAATTATAAAATGCAAGGAAAAAAATGGACAAATTGACTTAGAAGACTTGGTCCAAAAATTATATCAAATGAATATATCATCTATTTTGGTAGAAGGTGGTTCTATGATCAACACAAGCTTCTTAGAGGCTGACCTAGTAGATAAGATCTACGAATTTATAGCCCCTATAATTGTTGGAGGATCTGATTCTAGATCGGCCTTTATGGGGGATGGAGTTGAAAAAATAAGTGATGCCAAAAAATTTAGGATCGATGATGTCAAAAGATTCGGCCCTGATATTATGCTTGAGGTGAGAAATGTTTACAGGAATATCGACTGA
- a CDS encoding riboflavin synthase encodes MFTGISTELGKVTEFKQKNDHVEIKIACKNVLDDLKIGDSIMTDGVCLTVTEFTDNYYKADLMKESLDKTKFTTAMLGKNVNLERALRFSDRLDGHIVQGHVDGVAKLVSINKNVYRFKTDRKICKYIVNKGSVCIDGISLTVSFESADTFEVSLIPETIASTNFKDKKIGDLVNIETDIIGRFVEKLYKNDNKEDLGSLLGLN; translated from the coding sequence ATGTTTACAGGAATATCGACTGAGCTTGGCAAGGTCACAGAGTTTAAACAAAAAAATGACCATGTAGAGATCAAAATAGCCTGCAAAAATGTTTTAGATGACCTAAAGATAGGTGATTCTATAATGACTGATGGAGTATGCCTAACAGTAACAGAATTTACCGACAATTATTATAAGGCAGACTTGATGAAGGAAAGTCTAGATAAGACAAAATTCACGACAGCAATGCTGGGTAAAAACGTCAATCTAGAAAGAGCTCTAAGATTTTCTGATAGGCTCGATGGTCATATTGTCCAAGGCCATGTGGATGGAGTTGCAAAGCTAGTTTCAATAAATAAAAATGTCTACAGGTTTAAAACTGATAGAAAGATTTGCAAATATATAGTTAACAAAGGATCTGTCTGTATAGATGGAATTTCACTAACGGTATCATTTGAAAGTGCTGATACATTTGAAGTTTCACTTATACCAGAGACAATAGCTAGTACAAACTTCAAAGACAAAAAAATAGGTGATCTGGTCAATATTGAGACAGATATTATAGGACGTTTTGTTGAAAAATTGTATAAAAATGATAATAAGGAGGATTTGGGCTCACTTTTAGGCCTAAACTAA